Part of the Pseudomonas sp. Leaf58 genome is shown below.
GCCGGGCCAATGACCGGGCGCATGTCCGGCAGGCACGGCCGGCGGCCCAGCCAGGGGGTGTCGTCCAGGCGCTCGCCCAGCGCCGGGAACAGCTTGCGCGCCAGGGCTTCGCAGCGGCCCAGCTGAATCTGGTTGCCAGGCGCGCTGCTGGCATCGAACTCGATGCCGGTGGTCAGGCGCACGCCTCGGGCCATCGGCGCCAGCACGTAGCCGCCCTGGGTGTCGCAGATGGAATGCTCCAGCTGCGCGCCGTCGCGGGTGCTGTAGTGCATGTGGTAGCCACGCTTGATCGCCAGCGGGATCTGGTAGCCCAGGCCGCTGAACAGTTCAGCCGACTGCGGGCCGAGGCAGGCCACCACCTCGTCGGCGCTGATCGGCCCACGGCGGCTGTCCACCTGCCATTTGCCGTTGGCCTGGCGCAGGCTACGCGCATCGCCATGCAGGAACTGCCCGCCACGCTGCATGAACAGCGCCGCATAGCCCCGGGTGAGGGCGCCGGGGTTGTTCACGGTCTTGGGGTCGAGCCAGTGGATGCCGCCGACCACCGTGGCGTCCAGTTGATGCTCGCGGGCTTGCAGTTGCCCGCATTCGAGGATTTCGAACTGCAAGCCATAACGGCTCAGGCCTTTGGCGTCGGCCTTGGCCTGCTCGAACAGCGCTGGGTCACGGAACACTTCGATCCAGCCTTTGGCGTGCACCAGCCCTTCCAGGCCAGCGGCAGCGATCAGTGCGTCGTGCTCTTCGACGCAGCGCTGCACCAATGGCAGCATGTCGGCGGCGGCCCCGGCCAGGCGCCCGGGGGCCGACTGGCGCCAATAGCGCCACAGCCAGGGCGCCGCTTTGGGCAGGTGCGCCAGGCTGTAGCGCACGTCGGGTTGGCGGTTCAGGCCGTAGCGCAGCAGCGCGCCCAGTTGCCGGGGGAAGGCGTAGGGGATGACGCTGGAGCGCTCGATCAGCCCGGCGTTGCCGTGGCTGGTGCCGCTGCCCGGCTCGTCGCGGTCGATCAAAATTACCTGGCGGCCACGGGCCTGCAGGTGCAGCGCGGTGCTGACGCCGACGATACCGGCGCCGAGGACAAGGGTCTGGCAATGCATGGAACGTATCCTTCGGTCAGTTCAGGTGGCGGCCCAGGCGGGCTTCCAGGTGTTTCAGCAGGCGCCGCACCAGTTCGACGATCACCAGGTAGAGCACGGCGGCCCACAGGTAGATCTGGAAGTCGAAACTGCGCGAGAAGGCCAGTTTGGTCACACCCATCAGGTCGTAAATGGTCACCAGCGAGGCAATGGCGCTGGCCTTGATCATCAGGATCAGTTCGTTGCCCAGCGGTCCGATGGCCACCAGCAGCGATTGCGGCAGGATCACCTTGAAGAAGGTGGTCGAGCGCTTCAGGTTCAAGGCCCGTGCCGCTTCATGCTGGCCGGGGGCGACGGCCATCAGGCTGCCGCGGAAGATCTCGGCCTGGTAGGCGGCGGTGTTCAGGGTGAACGCCAGCAACGTGCAGAACCACGCTTCGCGGAAGAACCACCACAGCCCCACGTCTTGCCAGAAGCCTTTAAGCGAACCCAGGCCGTAATACAGCAGGAACAGTTGGGCCAGCAGCGGCGAGCCGCGGAAGAAGTACACATAGCCGGCGGCCATACGCTGCAGCAGCAGGCTGCGCGACATGCGTGCCAAGGCCAGCAACAAGCCGAGTACGGCGCCCAGGCTGAAGGAAATCACCACCAGCTTAGCGGTTACCAGCAGGCCATCGAGGAAGCGCGGGCCGTAGCGCTCCAGCAGGTCTGGGTCGAGGACCAGCGCCAACAGTTGTTCGAAGCTCATGCGCGTGCTCCTTGCAGGTGGCGGTTGCTACGCCGTTCGATGTAGGCGAACACGCGCCCGGAGAGTGCCGCGAACAGCAGGTAGCCCAGGCAGGCGACGCCATAGAAGAACATCGGCTCCTTGGTCACGCTGACCGCCAGGTTGGTCTGGCGCATCAGGTCGACCAGCGAGATGGTGGAAACCAGCGAAGTGTCCTTGAGCAGCGACAGCCAGTTGTTGGACAAGCCGGGCAGGGCGATGCGGGTAAGCTGTGGCAGCAGCACCTTGAAAAAACCCGTGCGCTTGCTCAGGCCCAGCGCCGAGCAGGCTTCCAGTTGGCCTTTGGGCAGGGTTTTGAAGGCTGCCAGCCAGATCTCGCTGGAAAACGCGGCGAACACCAGGCTGAAGGCGATCATCGCGGCAAGGAAGGTGTTGATCAGGAACTCACCCTGGTAGCCCATCGCCGCGAGAATCTTCTGTGCGGCGATCTGGCAGCCGTAATAGATGATCAGCAGCGTCAGCAGCTCGGGCAGGCCGCGGAACACGGTGGAAAAGGTAGTGGCCCAGGCCCGTGGCAGGCGCTTGCGCGAGCGCGCCGCCAGGGCAACGACCAGGCCCAGCGGCAGGCCAATGGGCAGGCAGGCCAGTGCCAAGGAAACAGTGACCAGCGCGCCGGCCAGCAGCGCCTGGCCCCAGCCTCCGCTGGCGAAGGACAGCAAGGACAATTGATCGAGCATGACGAACACCTTGTGTTGACCTTACCGGCCTCATCGCCGGCAAACCCAGCTCCCCACAGGCACCCCACTGTTTTCAAGGTCAGTGAGCTACCTGTGGGCGCTGGCTTGCCGGGGATAGGGCCCGATCAGGCGATACGGGCTCTAAGGTCAGTTGTAGATATCGAAAGCGAAGTACTTGCTGGCGATTTTCTGGTAGGTGCCGTTGGCCACGATCTGTTGTAGCGCGGTGTTCAGGCGCTGGCGCAGGGCTTCGTCGTCCTTGCGCACGGCAATGGCAGCGTCGGCCTTGGTGTCGGCCACATCACCGAGGATCTTGCAGCAATCCCCGCCGTTCTTGGTCATCCATTCGTGCAGCGGGAACTTGTCGGCGATCACCCCGTCCAGGCGGCCTGCGGCGAGGTCGGCGTTGGCTTCGTCCATGGTCGGGTACAGCTTCACGTCGGCACCGGCCTTGGCGTAGACGTCTTCGGCGTAAATGGCCTGGGTGGACGACGACTGGGCGCCGACGGTGTAGCCGTCGAATTTGGTCTGGGCATCGTCGATCTTGCTGTCCTTGGCCACGGCTACGGTCAGCGGGGTGCGGTAGTAATGTTCGGTGAAAGCAATTTTCTTGCGCCGTTCTTCGGTGTCGATCATCGACGCGACCACCGCATCGTACTTGCGTGCCATCAGGGCCGGGATGATGCCTTCCCAGTCCTGGGCCACCAGCGTGCATTCGACTTTCATCTGCTCGCACAGGGCATGGGTGATGTCGACATCGAAGCCGTGCAGCTTGTTATCGGCGTCGACATAGTTGAAGGGCGGGTAGGCGCCCTCAGTGGCGAAACGCAGGGTTTCGGCACTGGCGGCACCCGACAGCAGCAGGGCACACGCACCCACCAAGGCCATGGTCTTGTTCATCTCGCACCTCATTGCACTCTTGCTATTGTTGTTTACCCGACGACCACGAGGTGTAGCCGACGAATTCGTTATGTAGAGCGGCAGTTGCTTCCAAGCGTTTTTCAACATCTGGCCCGAGCTTCTTGCAGACCTCGTTGACCATCAGGTGCACCCACGACAGCATGGTCGAGGTGGATTCCCAGAACAGATTGAACTCGGTGGGGATGCGAAACACCTCGTCGGCGTTGGCATCGGCCCAGTCACAGAAGGGGTCGGTCACCAGGGTGACCGCAATGCCAGCCTCGCGCGCCTTCTGGCACAGCAGCAGGGCATGGCGGGAATAACGGCGGGCCTCGAACACCAGCAAGGCGCTGTCCTCGGCGCGGCCCAGCAACACGTCACCGAAGTGCCCGGCGCTGATGTCGACCAATTGCACACCATCGCGCAGGTACTGCAGCAGGTGACTCATGCACATGGCGATGCCGCGCTCGGTCTGGAAACCGGCGATGAATACCCGCGGCTTGCTCGCCAGGCGTTGCGCGACGGTGTGCCAGGCGCTGCTCTGGCGATACTCGTGCACGCGCACCAGGGCAGCGATTTCCAGCTCCAGGCTGCCGGCGTTGTCGCTGGCATCTTGGTTCTGGCGGTAATCTTGCAGGCGGTCGCCCACCAGCCATGGGCCATCGCCCAAATCGTTCTGCAGGTCTTGCTTCAACGCCTTGAGGTGGGCATAACCCAATGAGCGGCAGAAACGTCCCACGCTGGATTCGCTGACGCCCAGCTTGACGGCGATGCTGGCCGAGGTCTGGAACGGCAGTTCATGCAGATTGGCGAGCATGTAGCTGGCGATCTTGCGGCCCGAGGCAGCGGCCCCTTCGAGGCTGTTTTCCAGGCGTTGCTTGATCGGTTGGCTCATGCTGCGGCTCCAGGGGTGAGGCTTGGGAAGAAAATGAATGTTTTCTGTCATCAAGTCAACATTTGACAGATAGCTGTCACATGCAGGAAAGTTTTTGTCGTTGCAACGCTGTAGCCATTCCAATTCCAACAAGGAGCTTCAGATGTCCGCACTTTCCACCAGCACCACCGTGCGCGTGCCTTTTACCGAGTTGCAGGACCTGTTGCAGGCCATTTTCCAGCGCCATGGTTGCAGCGAAAGCGTGGCCCAGGTGCTGGCCTATAACTGCGCCAGCGCCCAGCGCGATGGCGCCCACAGCCATGGCGTGTTCCGCATGCCTGGCTATGTCTCGACCCTGGCCAGCGGCTGGGTCGACGGCCAGGCCACGCCTAAGGTCAGCGATGTGGCGCCGGGTTATGTCAG
Proteins encoded:
- a CDS encoding transporter substrate-binding domain-containing protein → MNKTMALVGACALLLSGAASAETLRFATEGAYPPFNYVDADNKLHGFDVDITHALCEQMKVECTLVAQDWEGIIPALMARKYDAVVASMIDTEERRKKIAFTEHYYRTPLTVAVAKDSKIDDAQTKFDGYTVGAQSSSTQAIYAEDVYAKAGADVKLYPTMDEANADLAAGRLDGVIADKFPLHEWMTKNGGDCCKILGDVADTKADAAIAVRKDDEALRQRLNTALQQIVANGTYQKIASKYFAFDIYN
- a CDS encoding MurR/RpiR family transcriptional regulator translates to MSQPIKQRLENSLEGAAASGRKIASYMLANLHELPFQTSASIAVKLGVSESSVGRFCRSLGYAHLKALKQDLQNDLGDGPWLVGDRLQDYRQNQDASDNAGSLELEIAALVRVHEYRQSSAWHTVAQRLASKPRVFIAGFQTERGIAMCMSHLLQYLRDGVQLVDISAGHFGDVLLGRAEDSALLVFEARRYSRHALLLCQKAREAGIAVTLVTDPFCDWADANADEVFRIPTEFNLFWESTSTMLSWVHLMVNEVCKKLGPDVEKRLEATAALHNEFVGYTSWSSGKQQ
- a CDS encoding FAD-binding oxidoreductase, translated to MHCQTLVLGAGIVGVSTALHLQARGRQVILIDRDEPGSGTSHGNAGLIERSSVIPYAFPRQLGALLRYGLNRQPDVRYSLAHLPKAAPWLWRYWRQSAPGRLAGAAADMLPLVQRCVEEHDALIAAAGLEGLVHAKGWIEVFRDPALFEQAKADAKGLSRYGLQFEILECGQLQAREHQLDATVVGGIHWLDPKTVNNPGALTRGYAALFMQRGGQFLHGDARSLRQANGKWQVDSRRGPISADEVVACLGPQSAELFSGLGYQIPLAIKRGYHMHYSTRDGAQLEHSICDTQGGYVLAPMARGVRLTTGIEFDASSAPGNQIQLGRCEALARKLFPALGERLDDTPWLGRRPCLPDMRPVIGPAPRHPGLWFNFGHAHHGLTLGPVSGRLLAELVTGERPFTDPAPYSASRFD
- a CDS encoding ABC transporter permease, which codes for MSFEQLLALVLDPDLLERYGPRFLDGLLVTAKLVVISFSLGAVLGLLLALARMSRSLLLQRMAAGYVYFFRGSPLLAQLFLLYYGLGSLKGFWQDVGLWWFFREAWFCTLLAFTLNTAAYQAEIFRGSLMAVAPGQHEAARALNLKRSTTFFKVILPQSLLVAIGPLGNELILMIKASAIASLVTIYDLMGVTKLAFSRSFDFQIYLWAAVLYLVIVELVRRLLKHLEARLGRHLN
- a CDS encoding ABC transporter permease, giving the protein MLDQLSLLSFASGGWGQALLAGALVTVSLALACLPIGLPLGLVVALAARSRKRLPRAWATTFSTVFRGLPELLTLLIIYYGCQIAAQKILAAMGYQGEFLINTFLAAMIAFSLVFAAFSSEIWLAAFKTLPKGQLEACSALGLSKRTGFFKVLLPQLTRIALPGLSNNWLSLLKDTSLVSTISLVDLMRQTNLAVSVTKEPMFFYGVACLGYLLFAALSGRVFAYIERRSNRHLQGARA